Genomic DNA from Perca flavescens isolate YP-PL-M2 chromosome 23, PFLA_1.0, whole genome shotgun sequence:
tatatatatatatatagacacacattcacacagacagacatacacacagacagactctcCCACTTCTctttccaacacacacacatctagcCGCCCATTTGAGGACACGTGTAGgacaaaagaacgttaatcATATTCTCAATAATGGGAGGTGGTGGATGGACGTTGTGCGGCAGGTGGTGGGCAAGGACCATCTCCCAGGCATCGATCAGATGAACGTTTAGTCCTTTGAACATGGTTTTGAGCACCTTATAACACTGCAGCGAGTGCCAGTCGCTGTTAATTTGCGATAAGTCTCTGGGGTTCCCGGTCCGGATGATGACCACCGTCCCTGGAGCCCTGTCCAGCAGCCGCACCACCGCCCTGCGGATGCTCTGCAGCCGCCGGATGTAGAGCTGCACGGGGTAAGTGCGAAAGTGAGCCCAGATGCCAAAAACTACAACAATGTCGGTGCCTCCGATTAAGCCATCTATTTCATTGGCAATGTAACGAAGCTTGCTGTTGGAGACATGAGCACTCTGGATAGGAGGACCATGGAAGCGGAATTTCACCAAGATGTTGTTTGCATAGTCCAAGGCCACGAAAGGTCCAATTTGCCTCGTGCTGTGCAGGTCAAACACCCTAAGACCTAAAAGTATTACAGAAGGAACagattcagctgcagtgtgaaaaaaatcaaactgttGCCATAAATCTCTGTGGATCAGCTACCTGGTAGTGCTGCGTCGAGGAATTCAAAAAACTGCCTGACGGTGGAGTCCCCATGCATGTGGACCACCTTGCCTTTCAGACACTGACTGATAGCAGGTGCTTTGAATTGACGAACTGTGGTGCCACCTAGTGCTTGCCAAACACCCTGGTAGTAATAGCCAGATGGTCCAACCTTGACAATGCTGCTCTCCACCTCTGGTTGACCTGAGAGGAAGATAAAGGATAGGGATGGGGTTATTTAGGCTGGTGGACCAAAGAGAAACGAGGAGAAGTCAGTGCTCAGCTTCAATCTGCAATGTTAAAAACCTTGGAAgaggatttcaaaaatacattaaGACTTACTAAGTTACTAATATGCCTACTATCACCTTATAttaagggttaaaggacttatgtctcagccagatttggaaaaacttgtccatacttttatttttataaagtgTTAGATTCTCTTAAAAAGTTTTTTCTCTGCCTGTTTTACTTTCATTGTCATAGCAAGTGCAGTATTGAATTATTAGAATTGGCAGTTAAAGTAGTAAAAATCATGCTTTACCTTCCTTTTTTGGCAACACGGTGACATTGGCAGGTCCTGAAGCCCGTATGTACACTTTCAAGTTGACACCACTGAAGAAAAGCAtgcattatacagtatatcttacACAAACCACAACATTATCAGCAGAACTACAAGAAAGTTGGACAAAAATCTTGCACTGCAGTTTGTGACCCCAGCAACTTTACTATTTTGGTTAGTGTTACCGCTTTAATCAACATATATTATAAGATGCAGCAGGCATCTGTTTTCTTCATCAGCTCCAATTGTGCACTACACTAATCAGCAGACAatcaaagttagcaactagctagtgAACAACATAACATTTAAAAGCTACAGTAGACAGGCATTCCCCCCTAGAGATGGTGGAGACTGTCAGTGTGTTCGTTTGTTGAGGAGAAAGTAAAAAGTCACTACAACTTCAGATAAAAGAGTCGCTAAGACTTCTCTCGTTCTGTTTAAGATTTATTTTAAGACAGACAAAGGGTACAGGAATACACAGCTGTGGGCAACAGTTTACCTTGCTCTTAAAGCTCCGCAAACTGTGCCCCGAATCCTTTGTCCAAATAGTTTAAATACTATTCTACTCGGGCGTGTTCTTCTCTACAATAGGTCAATGACCTCACTTACCAAAAATTACACGTGTGGACCACTAAGTGGCGCTATAATGACGTCAAACGTGTTTTTGCCTGTAACTTCCACATTACACATCGCACATTAGAAAACCTTACCTCAACGTGTTCATTCAATTAAGCTGAATGACATGATGTAGGCCACGCCCGTTTCTGCTAAGAAGTATTTTCGCAATATCTTGATATCATTGTTCAACATCCCACTAcgatgctctgtaccaaatttggcgaagatcggcaataagggggcgctataatcaatttttatttgttttggccaataactaatgcatttcaatgggaatgcacggtctaggaggagattgaaagagtaggtttttgataaatcgcTTGAAAAAaacgaacgcaatatgtaaacattgtaagaaaaaaatgccgcgtgtcgcgggtgcagtagttaatagagagctgtggtggtgctctaagtgtttttgcatagtgctcgtgttagccgcggtatttggcatgtttacatattgcgttcgtcttgtctgtcactctttcgccatTTATTATTTCTGCAGGAGAACCAAAAttttgccacacaaatgatttaaaagtggcagggggatcttcaatagtaattccacgctccatcacgctgacatcacatcgcctcacgagacaacttttcacctcgacgagaaatctcgtctcgttctcgtgaacctaatctcgtgatgtgtctcgtctcgtggagtaagagtctcgtcacacccctacttaTTGGTGACCCTTGCCACATACAAAAGATCTACAATGATTGGACTGGAAACCAAAATTCACCGGTTAGAAGTAGATGTGGAAGTGAATGGACCATGTGagaatgacaccactttaccatgGACCCAAAACAGTGGACAAAGGATGCTAACACATTGCTAATTAGCATCAACAAGACTACACATTGCTAATTAGCATCAACAAGACTACAAAGAAACAAGAGGCTTATGTACATTGCAATAAATCACCAAGTGGTAGTCCTTTTTCGGAACTCTCCTCGTGCATTTTCCTCAGAAATGGGGGGATGAGTAACCTGCAGggcacagcgccctgagatttgtgatatgaCTGGCCGGCCTACATTATCATCCAGGCAGAgtgcctcttcaacccctgtacttagcaGGACAGAGCTGTGAAAGTGAGAACTGGCAACAGCAAAACTCCCCAACAACCGAGTGTGCAACTGGATAACAGATTTGCTCCACTACAGGACCCTTGATCTCCGTCTGATGACCTGGATTACATCTCAttgtcacacagcagggtaaggactgagagtatttcaaaaagtaaaaagctacagggaaagctaaagACTGCTGTAAGAGATGTAAAAAGTATGTACAGTTAGAACATCAAAATACTCTGCTTTCCCAAGGACATGGTCTCTGATTCCGCAGAAAGAGTTCCTGAATCCTGAATAAAATACTTCTGTTTGTTTATAAAGCACAGAATGATTTAGGGCCAAAATAGATTACTGATCTAGTTCCACATTATGAACCATACAGatatatgaaggtaaatatggtgcaaaatacAACAGCTTGTAGAATACGATGGGAGAACAAAAgttgttaaaatttgcacttgtaaaaaaatattcacacgcCAGTAATCTAAATGTAAAGtcacagaaaaaatattcacaaatgtgtagattgatatttacatgaacacaatgaccgctgcaaacttgtaatgcaacatttactcgtgtAATTATTTCTTACTctggttcattttccatcacaaccacaactctgtgattacaacctctcgaatctgtcactgcaacttcacataTGTGCTCTCTCGCATCTTGAAGTGGCGAATCTGCACACTTTaacttttgcaacacttcttGCAATACATTTCGcgcaaaactaatttgtacctgTGGACTGTGAACAGAACCGGGAAAGCAGGGTTTCGCCAGATGAGGCACAACTCTGTCCGGCTTATTTATGTAGCATGGACGCTTGGGGGTATGCAAGCTAGTGTTAGCTAACTGGCAATCCAGCccgcttctaaataaataccttgCTGCAAAATATTCAATGGCTGATGGTCATAACAATAGTGTATAGGCTACCATAAGACAAAAATCGCGATTCTGGGTCGACACAGACGTACCGTAATATGAGTCTAATGAGTATAATTTTTACACCCAAAACTGAATAAAGTGTTAAGTGGGGTCATGCCTGTTTGTTGTACATCAGTTAGGTTTCGGTATGTGAGGCAAAGATGAACCTACTTTACTGTTTGGAGGCTTGCATTTGCCTATGTTAAATTGTGATATCACCAGTTAACATGGGCGTATATTTCTCTCCTATGTTAACCTGTGTTAATTTAGACTAAAAGTCCAATATATAGATAGAAATCACAGCATCATTTCAgtggtgtgtagtgtagtgGTATAGATGATGTAGAAGCTAGTctgtcaattttttttgtccatgACATCCAAGGTTCGAATCCCAGCTAGATCTCTAGTGCGTTTTtttcgttttatttttttccgttTATACAGTAGGTGTCGTAGGCTATAGGATAATGCTTAAATGGACATGTATTACACATCAACTGGtgatgttttcagtgatatcGGATCTCCGGCGTGCGGCcttgaggaaaaaaacaacttgcATGCGGTTTAATATTTTCGAGTCAATTGATTTCACATACCAATCATATAAGAAGAACACAGCTCTAACACAGGGTTGAAAGTACTCGGGCCTGCTGCCGGATTTCTGGCATatgaatattttagaaaaataaatatttaatcattatattatttatttaatcaatcatcgaacttccacctacCAATTAAAcaagttctagccaatcagatgcaaagtagggcgggtctttgccgaaaAGCTAGAGTGCggtgtggtctccgtggtaacgcGGCTAATAAAAATGGatgcaaagtttatcaaacttggagcatgtagatacagctTTAGCTGAGAAAtgagttaaaaacaaatggcgctgggcatgaatagaggacaagaggaaaagggtggagacgggaagccgtttagccggtgcttctgcagcgcatgttcaAGGAAGACACTGGACGGCGATAGCTGTAAGACCGAGCTTGCTAGTCGTTAGCtagatgctagtcacaaagcttcggtCAGTGTACTCTGTCATACCAGTGAGTTACCGGCAACGACCGCTACCGTTGCGACTGCTCCTTTACTGACCaaccgtgatacaaacaatacgtgtgtgcacgttcaCTGTAGCTATGTGAAGCCCAAACTGctttgacaaagctgtctgtttggaattagcatggcaggtatttagcATAAACATCGGCCTTGTCCCATAGTTTAGACGTCTAGCGTCACTGTGTCCACGTTTGGACACTTATTGGCCAACGTTCTATCAAAATATCTGttcaaatacaaatataaatgatgtattaatgttttcagttaatttaaTGGTCTAAAACTAAAGTGTAGGTTCTTACCTTTCTAACGGTATATAGCTTTAActgtttaatttagtttttacttTACAAGAGCCGGCGAATTAGCCGTGCGCTACCCTTGGCCATAACCGGACACccatgaaaagataaacaatgcgacatttttaataaatgtaaataaagcagctaatatcaacatggaaaaaatcatgaatgtactaattgacttttttgatgatgacctggccaaagtagtaaagtttagttttcacaatgattcattgtaggattaggatattattgtaatatgtaaatccacattgactcttaatttaacatatggttggaagaagtaaaaattgatccaaaactttttagtttttaaaaattatgacttatattattgtgtaatgtaagAAGGTCTTTAACTGTTTTACCAGTCAAATTCACTTTTAATGAGgtcatattgaaatattacactgttggttggcaaaaactacatctcaaaatgcatcagattgatgctttaaaatatggaatatttaaaattttcttccgggggagcatgcccccggaTCCCGGATAAACATAATagccttgtcccagagtttacGAAAAGCTAAACAATGCAAAGTTGTGGTTGTGATGTGTAATCACAACCACAACTATATTACAAAAGATACTATACTTTATGTATAAGTGACTTTATGAGACTTAAGTCACTTAATTGGCTCTCTTTTCTTGATGTTTTCAAGTGGTGACCTACAAGAGGTGACTTAATACACAAGCACCACAGAGAGAGGGCGTGCAGAGTCCCTAAAGGAGGGGTCGCTCCCAACGGCGAGGACACCAGAGCAAGCAGACCTGGCTCCGGAACGTGAATTAAAACAGCGACATGGTGAGTCAGTTCAACACAGCACAACCCCTCTCAGCTAGGAAAGTATACACACATCCAGGCAAGCGCAGGTCTAATTCTTATGCTAAATGCAAACACAGCTAGGCTAGCTGTGTGTTCTTTGTGGTACGAgcccaggttagcttagctaTGTAACGGTCCACATTGCTATAAGAATGTGGTCACATGTGGCCCAGACCACCTCTGAATGTGGTCTTAGTAGGTCTGATGGCGTCGTCAGTGCATCCTACGTGTATTACACCTTATCTTGTACTTAGAGCTTGTGATCCAATCACTCAAATTagattttaataccaggtcAAAGAGGGACGGTAATGTTATTTATCTTTAGATTTAATCTTAACTGCCTGTAGTTACAGTTAAACTTTTGAAACTTCCCACCAAGGagatgtatgtatttattagaTTAGTCACTCAAAATGCCACTCATGTCTCTCTGCTTCCTCACCTTTGAAAGAGCTTCTGCTCGTTGGCCCTGAGGTTTCCTTTGTAGTGTGCCATTGCCTGGTTGATCCTGGCGTCACAGCTCAGGTTCTTCGGCTTGTAGCAGAACCAAGGCTCGCCTGTACGGAGGTCAGTGTGGTTGCACAGCGGCTGCTGGGTTGGACGTAGGCAGACATTACAGATGGTAGTTTCAGAGATTGAGCCTGAGCGGAAGAGGCTCTTGAAGCCAATCCTGTCAGGTTCTTCACTGTTGAGCCTCTTCAGCACTGTGATAGCCTCACTAGGGTGAGCCAGCGTCACCTACATAGAGAAGATAGTTAGAGAAACAAGGTTTAAAAACACATGTAAAAGATGTGTTAAAATTAACTATTTCAGGTAATTAAATTGGAAGTAAAAGATGTAATTCTATATTAttataacaaacaaaacaatatatcacaaaacaaaaaaaattactgtatttgttatttaattttttcttttcttttcttactgTGTATTTAAGTGCCTTTCTTAAATTATCTAGGTTATGTCATCATTATGTTTGCATATTGT
This window encodes:
- the LOC114550533 gene encoding NXPE family member 3-like, with product MLFFSGVNLKVYIRASGPANVTVLPKKEGQPEVESSIVKVGPSGYYYQGVWQALGGTTVRQFKAPAISQCLKGKVVHMHGDSTVRQFFEFLDAALPGLRVFDLHSTRQIGPFVALDYANNILVKFRFHGPPIQSAHVSNSKLRYIANEIDGLIGGTDIVVVFGIWAHFRTYPVQLYIRRLQSIRRAVVRLLDRAPGTVVIIRTGNPRDLSQINSDWHSLQCYKVLKTMFKGLNVHLIDAWEMVLAHHLPHNVHPPPPIIENMINVLLSYTCPQMGG